From Slackia heliotrinireducens DSM 20476:
TAAACCGTCGGCGGCCGCCGAGCTGATCGGCATCGGTAAGCGCGGCGGGTTTAAGACCTTCGCGCTGGCCTTTTCGGAAGAGCAGGCGCAGGCCCTGTCGGATTGCGGCGCCGATGGCATAGTTGCGGCCGAAGGGGCTGCCAGACCCGTCGAATGCAGTGCGCAGGGCGTGGCTGAGCTGCTGCGGCAGCGCGGGGCCGACGTGTTTTTGGTGGGTGCAAGCGCCCAAGGGCGTTCGCTCGCAGCGCTTGCGGCGGCTCACCTGGATTGCGCCATGTCCAGCGACGTGGCATCCGTGGAGCTGGACGGCACCTTTGCAACCGTCACCCGAGCCATGTACGGCGGTGCGGTGGTGGAGACCGCCCGGCTGCCCTATCCGGCGGTCGTCACCGTTTCGGCGGGGGCGGGCGTGCCGGTTGCGGGGTGCTCCCCGGTGGAGCATGTGCGGCTGGAAAGCGACGATCGCGTTCGGCTGCTGGACGAAACCCCTGTTGAGAAAAGCGGTGCCGACCTGCACGCCGCGAAGGTGATCGTTGCGGTGGGCATGGGCGTGCGCGAGCAGGCCGACATGGCCATGATCGAGGCGCTGGCCGAACGGCTGGGTGCGGGGATCGGCTGCACGCGCGGCATAGCCGAATCGCGGCGATGGCTTCCCGTGGAACAGTACGTGGGGCTGTCGGGCGAGGACGTGGCTCCCGATCTGTACCTTGCCATAGGCGTATCGGGCCAGGTCCAGCACGTGGCCGGCGTGCGCGGCGCCAAGATTATCGCCGCGGTGAACTCCGATGCGAACGCGCCCATATTCCGCGCGGCGGACTATGGCGTAGTCGGCGATTTGTACAGCGTGGTGCCTGCGCTGATCGATGCGGCTGCGGGCCTGTAGGCGAATAGATGTGAGCTATAGGGCACAATTTCCGAAACTTATATATGTGAGCTATAGGGCACATTGCGGCTTGCAGACCGAAGTTTCGGACGTACGACCCAACCTCGATGTGAGCTATAGGGCACATTTCAGGATGACAGATGTGAGCTATAGGGCACATTTTCGCCCAAAGCTCGAAAAAACAAAGCACATAGCGTCAGGCGAAAGGACGCCTTCGACGCTGGATCATGCGAAAGGAAAGGAGGCCGGATCATGGCCGAAATCAGCTTCAAGAAGACCCCCGAGGAAATTGCTTATTTCAAGAACAACCCCATCGTCATGGGTGACGAGGAGGGCCTGTATTTCGCCTACATTACCGACCCTGAGGCCCTGGCGAACGCCCTGCCCGCGGGCATGGAGATCGTGTCGCCGGTCGTGTTCGGGTACGTGACGCACATCAGGAAGCCGTCGTTCTGCATCGACTATCTTGAGGCCGCGATCATGACCATCGGCAGCTTCGACGGGCAGCCGGGCGTGTACCCGCTGGCGTTTCTGCTGGACAAGGGCGACACCGGCACCTTCTTGGGTCGCGACATCCTGTCCATCCCGAAGAAGACCGCCGACTCCATCGTGCTGAACCGCAGCGGCGACGAAATTACCGCCAAGGTGACCCGTTTGGGCGTCGACGTGCTGGACATCACGGCGCAGATCGGGGATTTCAACGACCCCATGTGCGCGCAGGTGTTTGCGGCCCGTGAGCCGGGGGCCGAGGTGCCGGGCTTGAACTACTTCTACAAATACGACGTTGACCTGGGTTCCGACGGCAAGGTGCACATCGGCGGCGTGCGCCTGCTGGCGTGTCCCATCACCATGACCTACCACTCGTGGGAAAACGCGTCCGTCAACGTGGGCCTGGGCGCCTCGGAAGACGACCCGTGGGCGGCGCTGCCGGTTTTGAAGCCGCTGGGCGGTGGCTGGACCAATTTCGACTGCCGTATGGACGGAGTGGCCAAGGTGGTCGCCATCGACGGCGATGCGGCTGAAGACGTTATCGCCAAGAACTTCGCTGCGCGTTACGACCGATTCGCCATGAACGCCAAGTAGGAAGGGGTGCACGGTATGAAATTCGGGAAGGCTTTGCTCATTTCGTTCATCGTTATCGTGATTCTGGTCGTGATCATCGTCGGCATAAACGCCGCGGGGCTTATGGTCACATGGCCGATTCTGTTCTGCGGGTATTACTTCTGCAATCCAGGCAACATGGACCTGAACAGGGTCCCCGGCCTGGCCATCTGGGGCGCCGTCGGCTTGGCCGCCGGCCTGTTCGAACCTTATCTGGGCGCGGCGTTCGGCGAGCTTGAGGCCTTGCTGGGCCTGCTGGTGGCCGCGATGGTCGTTATCGCGCTGGGCATGACGGGCGGTCTGCCATGGGCCGAAAGCCACTTCATGCTGCTGATGCTGACGGTGGCCACGGGCGGCACGCACCTGATGACGGTGCAGGACATGCCGCAGATTTGGGTCAGCTATGCGGTGGGCATTTTGATCATGGCGCTGATCGGACTTACCAAGAACGCCATTGTGGCCCGCGGGAAGAAGAAGGCCGCCGTTGCGGAAGGAGAGTCGCAGTAGCTTCCGACGCAGGCCGGGCTTCGTAACATAGTGCGCGTAACCGCCGGCAGGGCAGGCCGAACAAGGTCCGCCCTGCCGGCGATTTGGTGAACAGCCTCACGGCGCCCTTCGACGTGCAATACGCGCTGGTGTTCGCGATTCCATGGATGCCTCTTATAATCTGCGGTAACTAAGTCATTTGGATACTTACCGCAGATTATAGTGTTGCACTGCTTGAGGGCCGGAACGGAAGCCAACCAGGAACATGCAAGAGAGCCCCTTTCTGGAGACTCCGCGTCCAAACTGCGAGACGGTTTTCGCTCTGGCATAGCGCATTACGTTCATTTTCCGTTGCACGATTCCGATTGCATAGGCTGTCGCTTCCGGCTTGGGGTGGCCGTCATTGTGCGTCTGAAGGGCATCATCGCATGGATGGCGGCTGAATCTATTGGCTCGCATCTCCGGGGCGTTGTCCTGCGATTGCGTGGATCAGTTCGTTGGCCCACTCGATTGCGTCGTTCAGGTCTTGCAGCACGGGTAAGTCTGCGGCTGCCGAAGCATAGAGTTCGCCCCATCCGGTCCCGCAACGTATCTCGCAGGGCCATGGTTGCGCTTTTCTGTAAGCGAATAGTCTTTCGCACGTTTCTCTCGTTTTTCGCAGGTCAACGCTCCCGTGCTTGGAGATGAGCTGCAGGTCGACAAGGTCGTGCGCCCGTTTGCTATTGGGTTCGCTCAGACCATGAAGTTTCTGGGCAATCTGATGGTGCAAAGGCATAAGGGGTATCGGCCCGGGCTCGGGGAAGCCGAGAAGCGTGAACATTTCTGCCACGTCGGGAGACATTGACAGCTCTGGTTCACATGCGTCTCCGATCTCGTTGTGGCCGACCTCCAACGGCACGGTGCACCAAGCACGTCCGGCGTAGGAGAGCTTCACGTCGAAAGGCTGCATAACATATCGGTGGGGAACATCCGCAGGCGATGCGGGCGTGCGCGTAACGATTCGTCCAGTGAAGCCCTCCCAGCCTTCGTCAAGTCGCTCGGAGAGCTCGTCGATGAATCTGTCGAGGCTCTCGCTTCGCGCCGTATCGAGGTCGGTTGTGAAACGGGTGGCCGAATTCCCGAAGCGAAGCTTGAGGGCGGTGCCTCCTTTGACGACGCCGCTCGGCAGCAGCTGTCCCACTATGGCATTCGCAATGGTTGTGCGGTAACGGACGAAATCCCGTTCGGAAGACGTGATGCGGCGGATAGCCATGTCGAGATTTCTGGAGTTGTTAGGCCTTTTCATGACGTTCGATCGCCTCGATTGTAGCTTGATAGTTCTTTGGGGTTAGGTAGCCCTCGTTGCGGGCTCGCTCGGCTGCGGCTCGCAGGCGTTCAGGCATCACAGAGCCGATGCACGAACGAATTGCGGAACCGATTTCCTGCGATGGGATTCCCTCGTATGCGGTCACATCATGCACTTCGCCTCGAACAATCGTTTCGAGACCATCAACTTTTCTCCCTCGGACCCGATGCGGCGATGCGACGTAGATTCGCGACGGGTCCGTGGGCGCGAGGTTGAGCAGGGCGATGACGGATTCTCCGTATAGATAGGCGCCATTGCCGACACGGGCGACGGCAATGGCGTACGAATCGTTCTCGTGAGGCACATGGCGCACAAGCCTGTACAGTCCGTGCGAGACGTGGCTCAACTTGCCTCGGTGAGCGAGTTTGGCCAGTTCAACCGAAGGTATACCGGCTTGTTGCGCCTGCTGGGTCGAAATGAGGTAGTAGTTATCGACCGCGATTTCGTATATGTCGTCATAGTATGTCATGGCACAATAATACCAAAAATGGTATTGTTGTGCCATGTCCTTCAAAAATCGAGCAAAGTATGACGTTGGACCGCCGTTCACTACTCCGTCCGTCCGTTTTACTCCGCTGTCCGTGGGCGCACAGAGCGGCGTTCTACGACACGGTTTGTTGCTTTGCGCGTTGCCTTCCAACATCGGTGACCGCCATCGCATACAATGCAAGGCCTGAAAGCGACTGCCGCCACGCCGAAGGAGGAAGGTGCCCATGATTACGGAGAACGACGCCCGCGAGGTCATTCGGCTGGCTGCGGATGCCGGAATCGCCGTGTGGCTGGACGGAGGCTGGGGAATCGATGCGCTCATGGGGCGCCAGACCAGGCCGCATAACGACATCGATATCTTCGTTCAGAGAAAAGACGCGGACAGGCTTGTCGACCTGCTGGTGGCGAAGGGGTTCGCAGAAAGGCTGATGCCGTACACGCTTGCGGACCACACCACGTGGGAGGACAAAGGCGGCCGCACTGTCGACCTGCACGTGTTCGACTTCGCGGACGACGGCCGAATCGTGTTTCTGGGGGAGAGCTATCCGGGCGAGGTCTTTTCGGGGAAGGGGACCATCGGCGATATGCCGGTCGACTGCATAGAGCCGGCAAGCCAGCTCATGTTCCACTTGGGCTACGACCACGACGAGAACGACCTCCACGACGTTCTGCTCCTGTGCCAGAAGTACGGCTTCGACGTCCCCGACGAATACCTCGGGTAGGCTTTGGGGTTGGGCGTTTTCACGCTCATCGCCAAAGTCTTGGGCAGGTGCAAAGGATCAGAGAATAAAACTCAGGCTGAAGGGTCGGTCATTTTTAATTCAGCATGCCGCGAAGGGCGTTTTCGCCGTGCACATGGGAGCCCCGGAAACGAGACTGTGCCGCCTGGAATCATGCGCGGATCGCCGAATATCCGTCCGCGCGTTTGCCGCAAGCCGGTCTGTATAGTTAGCGCAATATCAGCATTGGAAACCAGAATCCGCTAAATAAAGCAGAAAATGACATTATAATAAGCGTAAACTAGTTTACATAAAGAGGTTACCGCGTTTTATAGGAGATGCAACATGGCCATGATCGGAAGGCGAGACGAGCAAAAACTCTTTCTTGAATGGATAGGCTCCGATGCTGCAGAACTCATTTGTGTATATGGAAGACGGCGCGTGGGAAAGACCTTCTTCGTGAACGAAGTTCTGAGCGATTATTACGCATTCGATGCGAGCGGTCTTTCCGAGGGGAATGAGAGGGCGCAGCTCAGAGGGTTTCACGAGGCGCTGCTCGACTACGGAGACACAAGCGTTGAAGCTCCGAAGGACTGGTGGGAGGCCTTTCGCAGGCTTAAAACCCTTCTCGACAAGGACACGTGCCCCCGTTCACCCGAGGGCAAGCGGGTCGTCTTTCTGGACGAGCTCCCCTGGTTTGATACGCCGCGATCTGATT
This genomic window contains:
- a CDS encoding electron transfer flavoprotein subunit alpha/FixB family protein is translated as MSVAFVYADKPSAAAELIGIGKRGGFKTFALAFSEEQAQALSDCGADGIVAAEGAARPVECSAQGVAELLRQRGADVFLVGASAQGRSLAALAAAHLDCAMSSDVASVELDGTFATVTRAMYGGAVVETARLPYPAVVTVSAGAGVPVAGCSPVEHVRLESDDRVRLLDETPVEKSGADLHAAKVIVAVGMGVREQADMAMIEALAERLGAGIGCTRGIAESRRWLPVEQYVGLSGEDVAPDLYLAIGVSGQVQHVAGVRGAKIIAAVNSDANAPIFRAADYGVVGDLYSVVPALIDAAAGL
- a CDS encoding acetoacetate decarboxylase family protein; its protein translation is MAEISFKKTPEEIAYFKNNPIVMGDEEGLYFAYITDPEALANALPAGMEIVSPVVFGYVTHIRKPSFCIDYLEAAIMTIGSFDGQPGVYPLAFLLDKGDTGTFLGRDILSIPKKTADSIVLNRSGDEITAKVTRLGVDVLDITAQIGDFNDPMCAQVFAAREPGAEVPGLNYFYKYDVDLGSDGKVHIGGVRLLACPITMTYHSWENASVNVGLGASEDDPWAALPVLKPLGGGWTNFDCRMDGVAKVVAIDGDAAEDVIAKNFAARYDRFAMNAK
- a CDS encoding nucleotidyl transferase AbiEii/AbiGii toxin family protein; protein product: MGQLLPSGVVKGGTALKLRFGNSATRFTTDLDTARSESLDRFIDELSERLDEGWEGFTGRIVTRTPASPADVPHRYVMQPFDVKLSYAGRAWCTVPLEVGHNEIGDACEPELSMSPDVAEMFTLLGFPEPGPIPLMPLHHQIAQKLHGLSEPNSKRAHDLVDLQLISKHGSVDLRKTRETCERLFAYRKAQPWPCEIRCGTGWGELYASAAADLPVLQDLNDAIEWANELIHAIAGQRPGDASQ
- a CDS encoding type IV toxin-antitoxin system AbiEi family antitoxin domain-containing protein, whose translation is MAQQYHFWYYCAMTYYDDIYEIAVDNYYLISTQQAQQAGIPSVELAKLAHRGKLSHVSHGLYRLVRHVPHENDSYAIAVARVGNGAYLYGESVIALLNLAPTDPSRIYVASPHRVRGRKVDGLETIVRGEVHDVTAYEGIPSQEIGSAIRSCIGSVMPERLRAAAERARNEGYLTPKNYQATIEAIERHEKA
- a CDS encoding nucleotidyltransferase domain-containing protein; its protein translation is MITENDAREVIRLAADAGIAVWLDGGWGIDALMGRQTRPHNDIDIFVQRKDADRLVDLLVAKGFAERLMPYTLADHTTWEDKGGRTVDLHVFDFADDGRIVFLGESYPGEVFSGKGTIGDMPVDCIEPASQLMFHLGYDHDENDLHDVLLLCQKYGFDVPDEYLG